One Cardinium endosymbiont cEper1 of Encarsia pergandiella genomic region harbors:
- the lnt gene encoding apolipoprotein N-acyltransferase yields MAHHLLSIQYTLAMDRMALKRFPKRYVFLLVTLSSTCFYLSWCSFWLGGLLFVAIVPILGIFRLLTIAPKQKYFCLFSVVCTLFLWNTLTIWWIYKATFPAFLFTACYNTFCLALPCFFYYCIRKWAGLYIAYLGLVTSWLTLEYAHLSWEYWELTFPWLNLGNGFAALPQWIQWYEYTGILGGSLWVLIVNILLYHLLFEKANFMLFNGWCWGILLPIAISLTIYYRYKEKGSNVEVVAVQPNFDNYTEKDCDAPCFVPYPRQIDRLLTLSKQQLTPATSLVVWPESAISHWLDEVKVGDYLLMQPIFQFLDTYTALNLVTGISSYCVYGPAQATKTARQISRGVYVDCFNSVFHLKNRAKIDIYHKQKRLPGGEYIPYFHLLPLPLSAWLKQKFLDIGNINPFFGKGNETKVFKIDEHINVAPIICYELLYGAFVGRSAQKGANLFAVATNDGWWGNTPIYHDFFQYTRLLAIAHRRSVVRAASTGISGLISQRGAVIAATNRLAVAAIRGVVYANNQLTVYSLYGDYIGRIAAWTCFILCCMVWMVRYKTNR; encoded by the coding sequence ATGGCGCATCATTTGCTTTCTATTCAATATACTTTAGCCATGGACCGCATGGCGCTCAAACGATTTCCCAAGCGTTATGTTTTCCTTTTAGTAACCTTGAGTAGTACTTGTTTTTACCTATCTTGGTGTTCTTTTTGGTTGGGTGGTTTATTATTTGTAGCTATTGTGCCGATACTCGGCATCTTTAGATTGCTCACTATCGCACCCAAACAAAAATATTTTTGCTTATTTTCAGTTGTTTGTACCTTATTTCTTTGGAATACACTAACGATTTGGTGGATTTATAAAGCTACTTTTCCCGCTTTTCTTTTCACAGCATGTTACAATACGTTTTGTTTGGCTTTGCCTTGTTTTTTTTATTATTGTATACGGAAATGGGCCGGACTATATATAGCCTATTTAGGGTTGGTAACGAGCTGGTTAACATTAGAATATGCACATCTTTCTTGGGAATATTGGGAACTTACTTTTCCTTGGCTAAACTTAGGCAATGGATTCGCGGCATTGCCACAATGGATTCAATGGTATGAATATACTGGCATACTCGGAGGTTCCCTTTGGGTTTTAATAGTAAACATTCTTCTTTATCATTTGTTGTTTGAAAAAGCAAATTTTATGCTATTCAATGGATGGTGTTGGGGGATTCTATTGCCTATAGCCATAAGTTTAACGATCTATTATCGTTATAAAGAAAAAGGAAGCAATGTAGAGGTAGTAGCGGTTCAACCCAACTTTGATAACTATACTGAAAAAGATTGTGACGCTCCTTGCTTTGTTCCTTATCCGCGTCAGATAGATCGATTATTGACCCTTTCTAAACAACAGCTTACACCAGCGACTTCTTTAGTAGTTTGGCCTGAGTCAGCAATAAGTCACTGGTTAGACGAAGTAAAAGTTGGTGACTATCTATTGATGCAACCTATATTTCAGTTTTTGGATACTTATACTGCTTTAAACCTTGTAACTGGTATCAGTTCTTATTGTGTGTATGGTCCAGCCCAAGCTACAAAAACTGCTCGTCAAATAAGCAGAGGTGTATATGTAGACTGCTTCAATAGTGTTTTTCATTTAAAAAATAGAGCAAAAATAGATATATATCATAAGCAAAAAAGATTGCCAGGTGGAGAATATATCCCTTATTTTCATCTTCTACCACTACCATTATCTGCTTGGCTCAAACAAAAATTTCTTGATATTGGCAATATAAATCCTTTCTTCGGTAAAGGAAATGAAACTAAGGTGTTTAAAATAGATGAGCACATAAACGTAGCACCGATTATTTGTTATGAGTTGCTTTATGGCGCTTTTGTAGGTAGAAGTGCCCAAAAAGGGGCTAATTTGTTTGCCGTAGCAACCAATGATGGTTGGTGGGGCAACACGCCAATATATCACGATTTCTTTCAATATACCCGCTTATTGGCCATTGCACACCGAAGGAGTGTGGTGCGGGCAGCTAGTACTGGTATTTCTGGATTAATCAGCCAGCGTGGAGCGGTAATAGCTGCCACAAATCGACTAGCAGTTGCTGCAATCCGGGGTGTAGTATATGCTAATAATCAATTGACTGTTTATAGCTTATATGGCGATTACATTGGTCGTATCGCTGCATGGACTTGTTTTATATTATGCTGTATGGTGTGGATGGTGCGATATAAAACAAATCGTTAA
- the rlmB gene encoding 23S rRNA (guanosine(2251)-2'-O)-methyltransferase RlmB: MSSFAKNKKASATPLSLIFGCRAVIETILAGQTIEKIFFQKNKIAPGKEVYNLVCKYEIPFSYVPIQKLERMTRGNHQGVVAVLSPIGFTPLNQVVQATFEKGKAPLIVVLDGVTDVHNIGAIARTALCMGVDGLVLPTKGSAMLAGAAMKTSAGALATLPICRVTDLQKALHYLQESGLNILACDAQAKEVLHTVDCKLPIALILGGEEVGIAVKHLSVATQHICIPMQGPIASFNVSVAAGIILYEVFRQRFL, encoded by the coding sequence ATGTCTTCCTTTGCTAAAAATAAAAAAGCATCTGCCACTCCATTAAGCCTTATTTTTGGCTGTAGGGCTGTTATAGAGACCATACTTGCGGGTCAAACGATTGAAAAAATTTTTTTCCAAAAAAATAAAATCGCACCTGGAAAGGAGGTATACAACCTTGTATGCAAATATGAAATTCCTTTTAGCTATGTGCCTATTCAAAAGTTAGAGCGGATGACCCGGGGCAATCATCAAGGTGTTGTAGCGGTTTTATCACCTATTGGGTTCACCCCTTTAAATCAAGTGGTGCAGGCCACTTTTGAAAAAGGTAAAGCGCCTTTAATCGTTGTACTCGATGGGGTAACAGATGTCCATAATATAGGTGCCATTGCCCGTACGGCACTTTGTATGGGAGTCGATGGCTTAGTTTTACCTACGAAAGGTAGTGCTATGTTAGCAGGTGCAGCTATGAAAACCTCAGCAGGTGCCCTGGCCACATTGCCCATCTGTCGCGTAACTGATTTGCAAAAGGCCCTCCATTATTTACAAGAAAGTGGCTTAAATATATTGGCTTGTGATGCCCAAGCCAAGGAAGTACTGCATACAGTGGACTGTAAACTGCCTATTGCACTTATTTTAGGTGGAGAAGAGGTAGGTATAGCTGTAAAACATTTAAGTGTAGCCACCCAGCATATTTGTATTCCTATGCAAGGCCCTATTGCTTCTTTTAATGTCTCGGTAGCAGCTGGTATAATCCTTTACGAAGTATTTCGGCAGCGATTTTTATAA
- a CDS encoding Rpn family recombination-promoting nuclease/putative transposase encodes MVTSKFLNPKNDVAFRKIFGSEKHKDILIHFINDVLDLEGSDKVEDVTFLSTIQDPDIACKKESIVDVLCTDQYGKQIIVEMQVSPREGFEKRAQYYASKAYSRQLNSGQEVGSRYQDLKGVIFIAITDYIVFRTKKDYLSNHVILDCKTYERDLKDFSFTFIELPKFNIQSIEGLSTMIEKWCYFFKYASSTSEEEVRKIIDSDLVIQRAYEALNRFNWSEEELRTYEQEIKRIMDNQAVEDYMKKKARQEGREEGKLEIAKSMLAKGYPIEDIISITGLSKCDIQNIV; translated from the coding sequence ATGGTGACCTCAAAATTTTTAAACCCAAAGAACGATGTAGCCTTTCGTAAAATATTTGGTAGTGAAAAACATAAAGATATTCTTATTCACTTTATCAATGATGTATTAGATCTAGAAGGATCAGATAAGGTAGAAGACGTTACCTTCTTATCTACTATTCAAGACCCAGATATTGCTTGTAAAAAAGAGAGTATAGTAGACGTATTATGCACAGACCAATATGGGAAGCAAATAATAGTAGAAATGCAAGTATCTCCTCGAGAAGGATTTGAAAAAAGAGCGCAGTACTATGCTTCTAAAGCTTATTCCAGGCAACTAAACTCAGGTCAAGAAGTAGGCAGTAGATACCAAGATCTTAAAGGAGTGATCTTTATAGCTATTACAGATTATATTGTTTTTCGTACAAAAAAAGATTATTTATCTAATCATGTTATTTTAGATTGTAAAACATATGAAAGAGATTTAAAAGACTTTTCCTTCACCTTTATAGAATTACCCAAATTTAATATTCAATCTATTGAAGGACTTTCTACGATGATAGAAAAGTGGTGCTACTTTTTTAAATATGCTTCCTCTACTAGTGAAGAAGAGGTACGAAAAATAATAGATTCAGATTTAGTGATCCAGCGTGCGTATGAAGCGTTAAATCGTTTTAACTGGTCAGAAGAAGAATTAAGGACCTATGAGCAAGAGATCAAGCGGATTATGGATAATCAGGCTGTAGAAGACTATATGAAAAAAAAAGCTAGACAAGAAGGGAGAGAAGAAGGTAAGCTAGAGATAGCTAAATCTATGCTTGCAAAAGGTTACCCTATAGAAGATATCATATCTATTACTGGCTTATCTAAGTGTGATATTCAAAATATTGTATAG
- a CDS encoding dihydrolipoamide acetyltransferase family protein, with amino-acid sequence MSLITLYLPKMGESVIEVVVLDWCIQEGEAVVEGAPLLGVATDKVDAEIPATYTGTIKKLLVKKGDVLAIGAPIALLEVDHLDVPPVLHQPENAKPSLVAIPRHLEPSVLAIHPFKKVKLSPLASHIAQANAIQADELAKLAGYTRDHRVTKEALLNYISKRLPIHTSSSERPLFCEALIPLAGDEVVQMDRVRKLIADRMVQSKKIAPHVTSFIRADVTELVAWRQQHKISFEAKYGARLTYNPIFIAVIARALQLFPLLNAVVVNDHIIKRKHINIGFAVARSDGNLLVPVVKQVEQLGLVALAQQIDGLIDQARNGTIMPDALTGASYTISNIGSFDNLMGTPIIVQPQVAILALGLIEKRPAVVHVKGNETIAIRDELFLSHTYDHRIIDGAIGGGFLKYLAKALASFVAEIDTYPFI; translated from the coding sequence ATGTCTTTAATAACGCTTTACTTACCTAAGATGGGGGAAAGTGTCATAGAAGTTGTAGTATTGGATTGGTGTATACAAGAGGGAGAAGCCGTTGTGGAAGGTGCACCTCTTTTAGGGGTTGCTACGGATAAGGTAGATGCAGAGATTCCTGCTACTTACACAGGTACAATTAAAAAATTATTGGTAAAAAAAGGAGACGTATTGGCCATTGGCGCACCTATCGCTTTATTAGAAGTAGACCATTTAGATGTGCCACCTGTTCTACATCAACCTGAAAATGCCAAGCCTTCGTTAGTAGCTATCCCCCGCCATTTAGAGCCTAGTGTGTTGGCTATCCATCCTTTTAAAAAGGTAAAATTAAGTCCTTTGGCCAGTCATATTGCTCAAGCAAATGCCATTCAAGCAGATGAACTAGCAAAGTTAGCCGGATATACTCGGGATCATCGGGTTACTAAAGAAGCCCTTCTGAACTATATAAGCAAACGCCTACCCATCCATACTAGTAGTTCGGAGCGCCCTCTATTTTGTGAAGCGCTTATCCCTCTAGCAGGTGATGAAGTGGTACAAATGGATCGTGTTAGAAAGCTAATTGCAGATCGTATGGTGCAATCTAAGAAAATTGCCCCCCATGTTACCTCCTTTATACGTGCTGATGTAACCGAACTTGTTGCCTGGAGGCAGCAGCATAAAATTTCTTTTGAAGCAAAATATGGTGCTAGATTGACCTATAATCCTATTTTTATAGCCGTAATTGCACGTGCGCTCCAACTATTTCCACTTCTGAATGCGGTAGTCGTGAACGATCATATTATTAAACGCAAACATATTAATATAGGTTTTGCTGTAGCCCGCTCAGATGGAAATCTATTGGTTCCTGTAGTCAAGCAAGTAGAACAGCTTGGTTTGGTTGCATTGGCACAACAAATCGATGGGTTGATTGATCAAGCACGCAACGGTACCATTATGCCAGATGCATTAACGGGTGCCAGTTACACTATTTCTAATATTGGTTCCTTTGATAATCTCATGGGAACCCCTATCATCGTGCAACCACAGGTAGCCATTCTTGCATTGGGTCTTATTGAAAAACGTCCTGCTGTGGTCCATGTTAAGGGAAACGAAACCATAGCGATTCGCGATGAACTGTTTCTATCCCATACCTATGATCATCGAATTATAGATGGCGCGATAGGAGGAGGATTTTTAAAATATTTGGCGAAAGCATTGGCCTCTTTTGTAGCCGAGATAGACACCTATCCATTTATATGA
- the mgtE gene encoding magnesium transporter, which yields MKLKGENKFFKWMRLLKQQQEKRLVYCLEHASPIEVAEFLEKQAFDLVRTVFSNLSIPRQGEVFALFNDNALQMQLYYSIPKSTFAKIFSCMPSDLRVDFYQRLSNKEHAHLLPYLSRKIREDVIMLNAYLPDTAGGIMNTDFATVLNSMTVEEAIDKIREDAPSKKMLYYIYVVDEKMCLVGFVSLKDLVMHTPKEKIETILKVNFVYATVDEDQEVVAKKIEQYDLVAIPILNQEGQIVGIVSYDDAIAIIRAEQVEDMDRFMGITSEEDTPGYLKVSTLQHLKKRIKWIVLVFIASMIGHAFTQANSSFFSQFNLIFYLAMITETGGNVASQVASVVLQALNRGQVSLSDWVKIILKELRIAITLASLLFFLTCVKLFLASTLGFDANRSFQVIFVVALSIVVQIICSAFIGAAFPLAAKYFNGDPSVAANPMINITVDILGIMIYYVIIYWLIHPVGSM from the coding sequence ATGAAACTAAAAGGAGAAAATAAGTTTTTTAAGTGGATGCGTTTACTCAAACAGCAGCAAGAGAAGCGTCTGGTCTATTGTTTGGAACATGCATCGCCTATAGAGGTAGCTGAGTTCTTAGAAAAACAAGCTTTTGATTTGGTCCGGACAGTTTTTAGCAATTTGTCTATTCCACGACAGGGAGAAGTATTTGCGTTATTTAACGATAATGCGTTGCAGATGCAACTCTACTATAGTATTCCTAAAAGCACTTTTGCAAAAATTTTCTCCTGTATGCCTTCTGACTTGCGCGTTGATTTTTATCAACGATTGAGCAATAAAGAGCATGCCCATTTACTTCCTTATTTAAGTAGAAAGATTAGGGAGGATGTGATTATGCTAAATGCCTATTTACCAGATACGGCAGGAGGTATAATGAATACAGATTTTGCTACAGTCTTAAATTCAATGACTGTAGAAGAAGCTATCGATAAAATCCGTGAGGATGCACCTTCTAAAAAAATGCTTTATTACATCTATGTAGTAGATGAAAAGATGTGCCTAGTGGGTTTTGTTTCTTTAAAAGATTTGGTGATGCACACTCCAAAAGAAAAGATAGAGACCATTCTTAAGGTAAATTTTGTATATGCTACAGTTGATGAAGATCAAGAGGTAGTGGCTAAAAAAATTGAACAATATGATTTAGTCGCCATCCCTATTCTAAATCAAGAAGGACAAATCGTAGGTATTGTAAGTTATGACGATGCCATAGCTATTATTAGAGCAGAGCAAGTTGAGGATATGGATCGATTTATGGGTATTACTTCAGAGGAAGATACCCCCGGTTATCTAAAGGTTTCCACGTTACAACACCTTAAAAAAAGAATCAAATGGATTGTATTGGTATTTATAGCCAGTATGATTGGCCATGCTTTTACGCAGGCTAACAGTTCTTTCTTTTCCCAATTTAATTTAATTTTCTACTTGGCTATGATTACAGAAACTGGAGGAAACGTAGCGAGTCAAGTTGCTTCCGTAGTACTACAAGCCTTAAATCGTGGCCAAGTGTCACTATCTGACTGGGTTAAGATTATTTTAAAGGAATTAAGAATTGCCATCACATTGGCTTCTCTATTATTTTTTCTTACCTGTGTTAAGTTATTTTTAGCTTCTACTCTAGGGTTCGATGCGAATAGGTCTTTCCAGGTGATATTTGTAGTGGCCTTAAGCATTGTTGTGCAAATTATTTGTTCTGCTTTTATAGGAGCGGCCTTTCCATTGGCTGCTAAATACTTTAATGGAGATCCTTCTGTAGCAGCTAATCCTATGATTAATATCACAGTGGACATATTGGGTATCATGATTTATTATGTTATAATCTATTGGCTGATTCATCCGGTTGGTAGTATGTAG
- the era gene encoding GTPase Era, protein MHADKSDYKSGFVAIMGKPNAGKSTLMNLLVGERLAVTHSKAQTTRHKLYGIVSEKKFQIIYIDTPGIITPAYPLQTAMMEAVKVARADADLIIWVVDVKDLVLLPWVDEHYTKKPIILVLNKVDLVTANQLNVAIAYWRNHKPGVAIVPISALKKENIDLLLQQIIEQLPNHPPYYPEETLTDKPERFFVQEIIREKILDQYRQEIPYSVEVVIDHFKETDHLIKIRSIIHVERPTQKGIIIGQKGDALTKLGIAAREALERFFQKQIFLALHIKVTPNWGKSRWLLKKFGYPAKKN, encoded by the coding sequence ATGCATGCAGACAAAAGTGATTATAAATCTGGTTTTGTAGCCATTATGGGGAAGCCTAATGCTGGAAAATCTACCTTAATGAACTTACTAGTAGGTGAACGTTTGGCGGTTACCCATTCAAAAGCACAAACAACGCGTCATAAACTCTATGGCATCGTTTCTGAAAAAAAATTTCAAATTATTTATATAGATACGCCAGGCATTATTACACCTGCCTATCCCCTGCAAACTGCCATGATGGAGGCTGTAAAAGTTGCGCGTGCAGATGCTGACTTGATCATCTGGGTGGTAGATGTAAAAGATCTAGTCCTTCTTCCATGGGTTGATGAACACTATACTAAAAAACCAATTATATTGGTACTGAATAAAGTTGATTTGGTTACAGCCAACCAGTTGAATGTGGCGATAGCTTATTGGCGCAACCATAAACCAGGCGTAGCCATTGTACCTATATCAGCGCTAAAAAAAGAAAACATAGACCTGCTTCTGCAACAAATCATTGAACAATTACCCAACCATCCTCCTTATTATCCAGAAGAAACCCTCACAGATAAACCTGAGCGCTTTTTTGTACAAGAAATCATACGTGAAAAAATTCTAGACCAATACCGTCAAGAAATACCCTACAGTGTAGAAGTAGTAATAGACCATTTTAAAGAAACCGATCACTTGATTAAAATTCGATCTATTATACATGTAGAACGGCCTACTCAAAAGGGGATTATAATAGGCCAAAAGGGAGATGCATTAACAAAGCTAGGCATAGCAGCCAGAGAAGCACTAGAAAGATTCTTTCAGAAGCAAATATTTCTAGCACTGCATATCAAAGTTACGCCAAACTGGGGTAAAAGTCGATGGTTGCTAAAAAAATTTGGTTATCCAGCCAAAAAAAATTAA
- the cysS gene encoding cysteine--tRNA ligase: protein MHQILHIYNSLTRQKEVFEPLKPPFVGMYLCGPTVYGNPHLGHARAAITFDVIFRYLQHLKYKVRYVRNITDVGHLERDLDEGKDKIQQQAELEAVSPMEVAQHYSNNYRSNMQQLNVLPPSIEPCASGHIPEQIAMIEKIIKHGFAYIVDGSVYFDVAKYNQMEHYGKLSGRIIEAARSGTRALANQIDKKQPVDFALWKKATPMHIMRWSSPWGEGFPGWHIECSAMSAKYLGKQFDIHGGGMDLLFPHHECEIVQAQAALKTNLATYWLHNNLVTIDGVKMGKSLGNFITLDAFFTGKHLAIDQPYSPMTLRFFILQAHYRSTLSVTVEGLKAAYQGYRKLINGWYFLAQLDHERVALSTESGGLDDGIYEDCAACYRAINDDFNTAKILASLFNLLKKIHGWHNGTLRDASVSRTAFNQLRSTYATFMIDLLGLKEEREATTDQMMEMIQTIYQEAKAEKRYHQIDFIRHSLHKMGIAIQDHPNGIRWAYK from the coding sequence ATGCATCAAATATTACATATCTACAACAGCCTAACTAGACAAAAAGAAGTGTTTGAGCCACTTAAGCCGCCTTTTGTGGGCATGTATCTATGTGGTCCCACTGTCTATGGGAACCCACATCTAGGTCATGCACGTGCAGCTATTACCTTTGATGTCATCTTTCGTTATCTCCAACATTTGAAATATAAAGTGCGGTATGTACGCAACATTACAGATGTGGGCCATTTAGAAAGAGATTTGGATGAAGGGAAAGACAAAATACAACAGCAAGCCGAGCTAGAGGCAGTAAGCCCTATGGAAGTAGCGCAACACTACAGCAATAATTATCGTAGCAATATGCAACAGCTTAATGTATTACCTCCCAGCATTGAGCCCTGTGCAAGTGGACATATTCCAGAGCAAATTGCGATGATTGAAAAGATTATCAAACATGGATTTGCGTATATCGTAGATGGATCGGTTTATTTTGACGTAGCCAAATACAACCAAATGGAGCATTATGGCAAACTTTCAGGAAGGATTATAGAAGCGGCTCGCTCAGGAACGCGTGCATTGGCCAATCAAATAGATAAAAAACAACCAGTAGACTTTGCTTTATGGAAAAAAGCAACCCCTATGCATATTATGCGTTGGTCTTCTCCATGGGGAGAGGGTTTCCCTGGATGGCATATAGAATGCTCTGCGATGTCGGCAAAATATTTAGGTAAACAATTTGACATACACGGAGGTGGAATGGATTTGCTTTTTCCACACCATGAGTGTGAAATAGTCCAAGCACAGGCTGCCTTAAAAACGAATTTGGCAACCTATTGGCTCCATAATAATTTAGTTACGATTGACGGAGTCAAAATGGGTAAATCATTGGGTAATTTTATTACATTAGATGCGTTTTTCACGGGCAAACATCTGGCTATAGATCAACCCTATAGCCCTATGACATTACGATTTTTCATACTACAGGCCCATTACAGAAGCACACTTTCTGTTACGGTAGAGGGACTAAAAGCCGCTTATCAGGGATATCGTAAATTAATAAATGGCTGGTATTTTCTTGCTCAGCTCGATCACGAAAGAGTTGCTTTGTCTACCGAAAGTGGTGGATTAGATGACGGAATCTATGAAGATTGTGCCGCTTGCTATAGGGCTATAAATGATGACTTCAATACGGCAAAAATTTTAGCGAGTTTATTTAATTTATTAAAAAAGATACATGGGTGGCATAATGGGACACTACGTGATGCATCTGTTTCAAGAACGGCATTCAACCAATTGCGTAGTACCTATGCTACCTTTATGATAGACCTATTAGGGTTAAAAGAAGAACGTGAAGCCACTACTGATCAAATGATGGAAATGATACAAACCATTTACCAAGAGGCCAAAGCAGAAAAGCGCTACCATCAAATTGATTTTATACGCCATTCGCTGCATAAAATGGGGATTGCGATACAAGACCACCCCAATGGCATACGCTGGGCATACAAATAG
- the yidD gene encoding membrane protein insertion efficiency factor YidD: MKQFSKWLDLFSKFPRRLCCLLIGMYQYCIAPLLPPMCRFYPSCSCYAKAAFAKYGLRKGALLTLRRLLSCHPWGSSGYDPLD, from the coding sequence ATGAAACAATTTTCCAAATGGCTAGATCTGTTTTCTAAATTTCCTAGGCGGCTTTGTTGCTTGCTTATTGGTATGTATCAGTATTGCATTGCCCCTTTGTTGCCTCCTATGTGCCGCTTTTACCCTAGTTGTTCTTGTTATGCAAAAGCGGCATTTGCTAAATATGGCCTTCGAAAAGGGGCCTTGCTTACCCTACGTAGGCTCTTATCTTGTCATCCCTGGGGAAGTAGTGGCTACGATCCATTAGATTAA
- the dnaG gene encoding DNA primase has protein sequence MMISPSTIQLIQRTACIEEIIGDFIPLKKKGQNFWACCPFHHEQTPSFSVSPIKGFYKCFGCDAAGDVITFIQEIEGVSFVEALTYLAQRYGIPVTPAADDTDDLQDYRAKESLYILLNLARDYYTDLLWNHTEAAKVALPYLEQRAIPSVVAKKFALGYSLDRWDGFYTFAIEKGISLTLLIAAGLVIKNGDKVYDRFRGRLMFPIHNGSGQVVAFGARHMATAVDGPKYINSSETPVYQKGSLLYGLSFAKRSIKQTNHCYLAEGYTDVLAFHKAGVEEVVASAGTALTEAQIEALRRLTNKVTLIFDGDQAGIQAAFRGIDKLLAEGLEVKVILLPAGEDPDSYLRKVGTDGFKHYIHCTAQDFVTFKANVLLNQSTEQNPVEQAKAIRAVVQSIVAIPDEITRTLFLKKCSQLFSIEEAVLFTTYHTLQHQTTEVRTQKNTLPKYHSIAKNRPYVDRKNIPFISKLTASIEAYEREIMRILLTYGTTTVAEGKPLYAYILLELEDVVFRSTDCKVLFDYCQTVFKQGGCVDMQCCLDSTEALIRKIAIDVTASLHDISEAWIKKYSIYTTEEAKNVYQMSLEVILRLKIRLVQELIEQNREALKKELSEDEETHLLQVHQSLKDTECRIAKQLGTVVAQ, from the coding sequence ATGATGATTAGTCCATCAACCATTCAACTGATCCAGCGTACCGCTTGTATCGAAGAAATAATTGGTGATTTTATCCCCCTTAAAAAAAAGGGACAAAATTTTTGGGCGTGTTGTCCTTTTCACCACGAACAGACGCCTTCTTTTTCAGTATCGCCCATAAAAGGATTTTATAAATGTTTTGGATGTGATGCTGCAGGAGATGTTATAACTTTTATACAAGAGATAGAAGGCGTCTCTTTTGTAGAAGCCCTTACTTATCTTGCCCAAAGGTATGGCATACCCGTCACACCAGCTGCAGATGATACAGATGATTTGCAAGATTATCGAGCCAAAGAAAGTCTCTATATCTTATTGAATTTGGCTAGAGATTATTACACAGATTTGCTTTGGAACCATACAGAAGCTGCTAAAGTAGCCTTGCCCTATTTGGAACAACGGGCCATTCCATCTGTGGTAGCAAAAAAGTTTGCATTAGGCTACAGCCTTGATCGATGGGACGGATTCTATACTTTTGCTATAGAGAAAGGGATTAGCCTAACGCTATTGATTGCAGCAGGATTGGTGATCAAAAATGGAGACAAAGTTTATGACCGTTTTCGGGGGAGATTGATGTTCCCGATTCACAATGGTTCGGGGCAAGTGGTGGCATTTGGTGCACGGCATATGGCTACTGCTGTAGATGGTCCTAAATATATCAATTCATCTGAAACTCCTGTATACCAAAAGGGTAGTTTATTATATGGTCTTTCTTTTGCGAAGCGCTCCATTAAACAAACCAACCACTGTTACCTAGCAGAAGGGTATACCGACGTATTGGCTTTTCATAAAGCAGGTGTAGAAGAGGTAGTCGCTTCTGCTGGTACGGCCCTTACCGAAGCCCAGATAGAGGCCTTGCGTCGCTTGACGAATAAGGTTACACTGATTTTTGATGGCGATCAAGCCGGTATTCAAGCTGCTTTTCGTGGCATAGATAAATTATTGGCGGAGGGGCTGGAAGTAAAAGTGATCTTGTTACCTGCAGGAGAAGATCCAGATAGTTACCTCCGAAAAGTAGGCACAGATGGCTTTAAGCATTATATCCATTGCACTGCTCAAGACTTTGTGACTTTTAAAGCTAATGTCCTACTGAACCAGTCTACTGAACAAAATCCAGTCGAACAAGCAAAGGCTATACGCGCAGTGGTGCAAAGCATTGTAGCTATTCCAGATGAAATAACACGCACCCTATTTCTTAAAAAATGTAGCCAACTGTTTTCTATAGAAGAAGCAGTGCTTTTTACCACTTATCATACATTACAGCATCAAACTACTGAAGTACGGACACAAAAAAACACCTTACCCAAGTATCATAGTATCGCCAAAAATAGGCCATACGTAGACAGGAAAAACATTCCTTTTATCAGCAAACTCACAGCAAGTATTGAAGCCTATGAGCGGGAGATTATGCGTATTCTGCTGACCTATGGTACCACTACTGTAGCAGAAGGGAAACCATTGTATGCATATATACTATTAGAATTAGAAGATGTAGTATTTAGATCTACCGATTGCAAAGTTCTTTTTGATTATTGTCAAACTGTATTTAAACAGGGCGGGTGCGTGGATATGCAGTGTTGTTTGGATAGTACAGAAGCACTCATTAGAAAAATAGCCATCGATGTAACCGCTTCTCTCCATGACATTAGTGAAGCTTGGATCAAAAAATATAGTATTTATACTACAGAAGAGGCGAAAAATGTATACCAGATGAGTTTGGAAGTTATCCTTAGGCTAAAAATTCGTTTGGTACAAGAGCTTATTGAGCAAAACAGAGAAGCACTTAAAAAAGAATTATCTGAAGATGAAGAAACCCATCTATTACAAGTCCACCAGTCGCTTAAGGATACGGAATGCCGCATCGCTAAACAGTTGGGTACAGTGGTCGCACAATAA